A stretch of DNA from Manihot esculenta cultivar AM560-2 chromosome 7, M.esculenta_v8, whole genome shotgun sequence:
CACAGCTTCTTTAACATGGGGTTTCTGTCtctcaaaaaaagaaacaaagtcTAATAATTCAAGCTCGTCTTTGGGCAGAACAATAAATTGGAGACGATTGGGTATGGTGGAGGAGGAAGCTTGAAGCGATTCAATGTAGCTATGAAACTGACTGGGGTTGCCGGAAGAGAGGTTGAGGACAAGGACAGTGATCGATAATCGGTGATCGTGGGTAAGAAGAAGCTTCGCAAACTCTACTGCAGATACTAGATGGCCCATGCGAGGCCAGGGTATGAAGACGAGCTGCGCTTTCTCCATTTTACTCAAGATACTACACCGTTTGCAGCAAAGTATAGAAGATAAAGAATTTGTTTGCTGCACTAGCTACTTGTGCTTAGTGTTGGACTTGAACGTCCCTTTAAGTAAAGAGCCATGAATGAAAACTGACGTCAGGGCTTTGCTGAGTGGTCTGATCACTATCGGcaaatatttatttagtaaaatattatatcgttttggaaaaattacttttaatccTTACACTATagcctaattaataaatttattcatttaattttaaaatctaacactttcatctttaaaatttaatttaattgaaattaaaagtaTTTCTGTAAAAAATATAGTTAGTGACAGAAAAAATAACCGAACTACTCTATCTATAACTCAACATTtagtctttttaatttaattcttataaatttaaaaatgcctctctcaaaaaattaaaggaaaaatacctttttattcctaaaatattatataattaatatatttatccttaaaaaaatctaaaatatcccTAGTATaaagagactaattaataaattttttaataatttaaaaaactaactaataattttttttaaactataagaactaaataataaaatttttagtgataaaattaatagagaaaataaccggtagactttttaaaatattataaaattaatagaaaaattaactaatagtatttttaaaatttcagatatattttaatatattttttaaaattaaaagattaaatagtgaattttttcatattataaaaattaaatagtaatttttttattttattattaatatgtacattttttaaattatgtttattctctttcttttattaaataaaaattattaatttaatagaaatttttagtagaaaaattttgaattttaataaaattaaattttaaaattgaaagtgttaaattttaaaaataaaaaaataaacttattaattatatcatataaattaaaaactaaaaaataattttacccaTCATTTTATTTTCCGGATGAAGTTTAATTtgatattactaaaattatGTTTGAAATTATAGActttcatttaaaattcaataaaaaaaattatcctcCTAATTCTTTCAAGCACTCTCCAtcttgaaatatatttttttatttatctcaatttattttataggtttttaatatatatatatatatatatttattggtaagtctttatttaatatattttaattaaaaataaagatattttaattttaaaagcagGAAGGAAAGTTGGATCACTGGGTGgaggcaaataattaaaagaagttttttctttttttgatgtgACATTCCATTAACTGTTCAGCGACTTTAATTTGTCTTTGTTGGCTGTTTGTTGCTTGTatgttttttttgttaaatctccaataaattatcaaataaactaTTCTTAGTAAGACAATAAGTTAATGATTCCTTTCCAATAGACGTGAGACAGATGGACGACTGGTTTTGTAAACGCTTGCATGACCAATTAAATTCTTGTTtgaaataatttactttttgaaaaatatagtttttagaattttgtttattaaaattgtagtttggtttgaaataatttactttttaaaaaatatagtttttagaaatttatttattaaaagaagaatataatttaaattctagttttttttaaagcaatttAAATTCcagttaaataaattatttccttTGAATGAGagaagtaaaatattttatttattcaaaacttaacttgaaaatataaattaaatattctcAAAAAATAATACTTTGTTAATTAtccaaaaatcaaaaaaataaaattttacggTACGAAAATAAacttaactttaaaaaattatatatttttatttatttatttattttttatttttcaaaaacgtATAATTGTCATCCTACTATCGTGTCACTTATTTTTATCATTCAAATCTGTACATATAGATGTATCAGCATACCCCTATCAGACAGCTATTTAATTTTCTGTGAGATTATTGAGTCTACTCTCCTATTTTCCATTATATCATCGTGCTAGACTATCATCTGATGGATCCGCACATAAAATCAATCCGGCCTACTTTAATTGCGGGCTGAAATGTGTAATATTGAATCGATCTGCTGTAAGAGTTACGATGAATTTttagatttataattttttttagagtcTAGCTTTacccaaaatataaaaaatccgAGAATCATCACCATACCAACTAACACTACAAATTCTACCATCCATGTCTCTTACAAATGCTACTCTTTCTATTCTGCTTAACAGCACAATCaaaatagaaattttattacaatttcatcaCATCATTTATAAAACGATCTAACCAATAGTACGAAGAACCACCATCCATCAAAGCCTTTCTGCTCTTCTCACTCATCACCTTCACTTTCTTCCTTCTATCGCTATCATGCTTCATCAAACACCTGATTCCTCTCTCTATTTCATCACATTTCACAATTTCTTCACTGTCATTTCTATAATCCATTTTAATTTCAACTGCTAATCCCAACTCAATCACCATTTGAAAGGCATTGAAGTGTTGTTCTGCATACATTGGCCATGTGGCAACTGGGACACCAAACCATATGCTCTCTAATATAGAATTCCATCCACAATGAGAAACAAATCCTCCAATGGCTGGATGGGCTAACACGGCCACTTGTGGAGCCCACCCTATTACCTTTCCATTCTCAGCCGTTCGATTCAAGAATCCTTCAGGCAAGACTTCTTGTGGATTCTCATAATCACTAGGACATGATAAGAGACCTGGAGATCGTGGTCGCCGTAGTGACCACAAAAACCGATGACCACTCTGTTCtagtgcatgggcaatctcttTCACTTGATCTTCACCAAAACTTCCTTGGCTTCCAAAGCATAGGAATACTACTGATGATGGAGGCTGATCATCAAGCCATTGCATGATTTCTTCCTTGTTTGTGTTTATTCCAACTGACACCACATCCAGAATGGGTCCCACAGGGTAAACAGGAGGCATTTTTATTGACTCAATTGCATAGGATTCCAGCTCTAGGAACGTATTTACTACAATACCCTTTGCTTCTCCAAACCTTCTTATGTTGTCCAGTAAAGGAGGAAACCACTCTCTGCTCAACACCGAAGTTGGCGTAACCCTAGAAGGAAATGGATTTACTAAACTTGGTACTTGTAAATCAGCATCTGAGTCTTTGAACTCGGCCGGGTCAAAATTTTCTTCATCATGAAGCTTCTGCACATAAAGCGTGAAACCAAGAGAAGCCGCACCTGATGGAAAGAAAACGTAAGCCGAAACACCAAATTCATTGGCTACATCTATCATCGACGTGCAGAAGATATCAACAATAAACCCCACCAGCTGATTCGAGTTAACACTTGACTCGGATTGAATCATCTTCAACACAGCCTTTTTGGCATGGGGTTTTTGTCTCTCAACGAAAGAAGAGAAATCAACTAATTCAGTCTCATCTCTAGGCAGATCAACGAATTGGAGACGATGGGATATAGCGGAGGAGGAAGCTCTCTGAGATTCAACGCAGTCGTAAACTTTGGAGTCGACAGAAGAATGATTGAGGATGAGGACAGTGATGGAGAGCCCGTGATGACGAGTAAGAAGAAGCTTTGCTACTTCCACCGCCGACACAAGGTGGCCCATGCCAGGGGCTGGGACGAACACGAGCATTGCTTTCTCCATTTTAGCATAGACACAGTGTTTTTAATTTTCCGGCGAAGTATATAGAAGATAAGGTCAACTATATAATGAGGTCGGTACAGCTTTTCGAAGGCTATTTtccaaaaataatttgaaaaaaaaaatattaaaattatttaattccaATAATACAAGTCATTACATTGTCCCAAATGAGTAGATTACATAATcagtaaagaaattcaaatgTCTAAATATCTAGCCTAGAAATTAAAGGAAGATTTAAAATTGTCCAATATCTTTTATGAAACGATCTAACCATAAGTACGAAGATCCACCGTCCATTAAGGCCTTTCTGCTTTTCTCGCTCATCTCCTTAACCTTCTTCCTTTTATCACTATCATGCTCCATCAAACACCTAATCCCCCTCTCTATCTCATTCGAATTTACTATTATGCCATTCTGTGTATTATAATCCATTTTAATATCCACGGCTAATCCCAACTCTATTACCATTTCAAAAGCATTAAGATGTTGCTCTGAATAAATTGGCCACGTGGCAATCGGAACACCAAACCATATGCTCTCAAGTATGGAGTTCCACCCACAGTGCGACACGAAACCTCCTACGGCTCGGTGGGCCAGGACAGCCATTTGTGGAGCCCATCCTGTCACCTTTCCAATCCCAGCCGTTCGATCTAAGAATCCTTCAGGTAAAATATCTCGTGGATCCTCATAATCGGTTGGAGATGCTAGTTGACCCGGAGGTGGTGGCCGTCGCAGGACCCACAGGAATCGATGTCCACTGTGCTCTAGTGCATATGCAATTTCTTTCACTTGATCCTCACTGAAACTTCCCATGCTCCCAAAACACAAGAACACTACCGATGATGGGTGCTGATCATCAAGCCATTTCAGGATTTCATCATCCCCTTTGCTTCCGGCTGACTCCACATCCAAAATGGGTCCTACAGGATATACGGGAGGGGTTTTCAAAGACTCAATCGCATAGGATTCGAGTTCCGAAAATGTATTTACCAAAATACCCTTGGCTTCCCCGTACCTTCTTGCGTTCTCAATGAAAGGCGGAAGCCACTCTTTGCTTAAAATCAATGAAGGCATAAGCTTAgcaggaaatgagtttttaaaactCGATATCGGCAACTCAGTATTCGAGTTAATTAACTCAGTGGGGTCAAATTTCTCTTCATCTTGATCATGAATCTTCTGGACATAAAGCATTAAACCGATGAAAGCTGCACTTGTAGTATAGAAACTGTAAGACGGAACGTTAAAATCATTGGCCACATCCATCATCGGCGAGCAAAACATATCTATAATAAAACCTGCTAGTCGAGGTGGAGGTGAGTCGGCGGCCGATTCGGAGTGAGTGATCTTCAACACAGCTTCTTTAACATGGGATTTCTGTATCTCAAAGAAAGAAGTGAAATTAAACGATTCGGTCTCATATCTGGGGAGAACAATAAATCGGACACGATTAGAAGAAGATTGAAGCGATTCAATGTAGTTATCGATCGGCTTTGAGTTGATGAAAGAGGGATTGAGGATAAAGACGGTGATGGAGAGTCGGTGATCGCGAGTAAGAAGAATCTTTGATAGCTCTACTGCGGGTACAATATGGCCCATGCCAGCCCAGGGGACTAACACCAGCTGTGATTTCTCCATTTTcctaaagaagaagaagaagaagaagaagtcacTTTGATGGTGATTCAGAATTCAAATGGCTATATATAGGCTTAAGCAGTTGGAGGAATAAGCATTTCTTGATGAGCAAGGAGAGAGCAAATCTGAATGAATATTGAAATTGTAGCCACAAAAatcattatattattatttcttttacctaataattttttatttcaagtttttttaaagaaatattaCGTCACCCTTACATTTATCAATGGAATCCAACCAAAAATTTTAGGAGAACAAACTAAATTTAGttcaacaaaataaaataaaattcaaaatataaagtCTATAATTAGAAGTATAAATTTAGAACTCATGATTTAAATTTCGAGCCAGACTATATTAATAtcgtaaattattttttttaaataaaaattgagaatgaaggaattaaaatatgagatctttcaaatttatttaaatatacttaCTACGAATCactatgaatttaaaattatataacgaCTCagaaatcggatcgctaccgacactagaattcagatcgatttaaggtcATTGGAACCTATAACAAGTCTAATATACATTCTGTTATCTGTTAAAatttcatacatgatcaatattttcataaaaacttaaatttttcatacatcacatagtattagtatcatatggttcatgtagaaagttcaaattaattttatttatttattaaaaaaataaaaaatttattaacgtggaatttatatgaatttataaataaatgtataaattttatttttattttatattgtatgtCTATATgaatttagtttaaataaaaaaattactaaaatattgattaaattgtttaattcatttaatttcaggttaaatttcttatttcataaatttgatttaaaagaaaaaactcatttcacgatttttaaaaattctatactaaattaactttaaaattaacTTGAAAATGAATGTTGAACGCGCCTTAAAAAAACGgattaattcttaaaataattaattaaaattttatgaacattCATCTCTAAAACAATTAACCAACTtaggttttatatatatatatatatatatatatatatatatatatatatataattgagttGGAATTCgaaattttttcaattataattttaattgaccCTTAATAACAATGCATTAGAAAAAATGATAGGTGGACGACATGTGTTTAGCAGGCAGGCCTCAGTTCTAATGTCATCACCGATCGCATCACAGCACACGGGCATCTACTAATAACACTAGAGACTTCACCGCAACATTAGCCGAAGAGGACACTACAGGACAACCAGATAGCCAGAAAACCAAAAAGTCAACTAACAGAAGAGACGcgtgaaaaagaaaataacaaacGCCCTAAAACTAATCAACCATCAACGGAAAACTAGCACCTTAATCCAAAAAACAACAAGCTTACCAATCCACAGCCGGCTATATTCAACAACGCATCTCTCGCCAAAGTTAAAGATCATCCTATGGCATTTTCAGTCTAATCTAGCTATAGAGTCACCTTATGGAGCCCCAACCAAAGGCTCTGGCATCGATTATCACTAACCTCTTAATGCTCCATTGATAGCCCTTTAGCTCACGCCTAAAATCACGATCCTAAACAAACAAGCCAGAAAACATACCAATAGAACTTTTCAAATCTGTACAAAACACACAAAGAAAACATACAAACGAAAGGACAAGAAAAAACAAAACTCGAGCAGGCATCCTATCTGAAGCAGAGGAGTTGATGCCGAAAAACTCATGCTCTGCTCACTTCTCTCTTTGCACTTTGTCTCTCTTTCTATCTCTTATTTTTAGATTTCCATTCATAATGATCTCTAGATGCTTGAGTCCTCTTTCTTTTGTCTTATAGCAACTGCCATTATTTTTTCCGAAACTATGAGAGAGTATACATTTCTCCCTACTCACCTCGCTATAGAAATTGTagatagtatatatatatatatatatatatatatatat
This window harbors:
- the LOC110619811 gene encoding anthocyanidin 3-O-glucosyltransferase 1-like, yielding MEKAMLVFVPAPGMGHLVSAVEVAKLLLTRHHGLSITVLILNHSSVDSKVYDCVESQRASSSAISHRLQFVDLPRDETELVDFSSFVERQKPHAKKAVLKMIQSESSVNSNQLVGFIVDIFCTSMIDVANEFGVSAYVFFPSGAASLGFTLYVQKLHDEENFDPAEFKDSDADLQVPSLVNPFPSRVTPTSVLSREWFPPLLDNIRRFGEAKGIVVNTFLELESYAIESIKMPPVYPVGPILDVVSVGINTNKEEIMQWLDDQPPSSVVFLCFGSQGSFGEDQVKEIAHALEQSGHRFLWSLRRPRSPGLLSCPSDYENPQEVLPEGFLNRTAENGKVIGWAPQVAVLAHPAIGGFVSHCGWNSILESIWFGVPVATWPMYAEQHFNAFQMVIELGLAVEIKMDYRNDSEEIVKCDEIERGIRCLMKHDSDRRKKVKVMSEKSRKALMDGGSSYYWLDRFINDVMKL
- the LOC110619812 gene encoding anthocyanidin 3-O-glucosyltransferase 2-like, which produces MEKSQLVLVPWAGMGHIVPAVELSKILLTRDHRLSITVFILNPSFINSKPIDNYIESLQSSSNRVRFIVLPRYETESFNFTSFFEIQKSHVKEAVLKITHSESAADSPPPRLAGFIIDMFCSPMMDVANDFNVPSYSFYTTSAAFIGLMLYVQKIHDQDEEKFDPTELINSNTELPISSFKNSFPAKLMPSLILSKEWLPPFIENARRYGEAKGILVNTFSELESYAIESLKTPPVYPVGPILDVESAGSKGDDEILKWLDDQHPSSVVFLCFGSMGSFSEDQVKEIAYALEHSGHRFLWVLRRPPPPGQLASPTDYEDPRDILPEGFLDRTAGIGKVTGWAPQMAVLAHRAVGGFVSHCGWNSILESIWFGVPIATWPIYSEQHLNAFEMVIELGLAVDIKMDYNTQNGIIVNSNEIERGIRCLMEHDSDKRKKVKEMSEKSRKALMDGGSSYLWLDRFIKDIGQF